A genome region from Bradyrhizobium sp. WSM1417 includes the following:
- a CDS encoding cytochrome D1 domain-containing protein — translation MRAPVLAALVASICRAALGSACADEAFVTNQLSDDLMVVDLATARSVATIPIGGKPAGVAISADGRFAYVTSPDAKAVTVVDAATRQVAGRIEVGGGPLGIAVAPDGRAVYVADWYAAAVRVIDTASRSVTASIGVGASPSGLAVTPDGKLLLSADRDDDSVSVVDTATRQRRATIQVGTRPFGVTIDAEGKRAYTANVGSDDVSVIDIAEAREIGRAPVGMRPYAVALTQGRGFVTDQYGGTVSVFDLATLKPLKRINVGDYPEGIAATADGKRVIVACWESNTLSIIDAVEMKVTGEVKTGDGPRAFGAFLRRTE, via the coding sequence GTGCGGGCGCCGGTCCTGGCGGCGCTCGTCGCCAGCATTTGCCGTGCCGCTCTCGGCAGCGCGTGCGCCGACGAGGCGTTCGTCACCAACCAGCTCAGCGACGATCTGATGGTCGTGGACCTCGCCACTGCGCGCAGCGTCGCGACGATCCCGATCGGCGGCAAGCCGGCCGGCGTCGCCATCAGCGCGGACGGGCGCTTTGCCTATGTGACAAGCCCGGATGCCAAAGCGGTGACGGTGGTGGACGCGGCAACGCGGCAGGTTGCGGGGCGGATCGAGGTCGGCGGCGGGCCGCTTGGCATTGCCGTCGCGCCGGATGGCCGCGCCGTCTATGTCGCGGACTGGTACGCAGCCGCCGTGCGGGTGATCGATACGGCGAGCCGCAGCGTCACGGCCAGCATCGGGGTCGGTGCCTCGCCGTCGGGGCTCGCAGTGACGCCAGACGGCAAACTGCTGCTCTCGGCCGACCGCGACGACGACAGCGTCTCGGTCGTGGACACGGCGACGCGCCAGCGCAGGGCGACCATCCAGGTCGGCACCCGTCCGTTCGGTGTCACTATCGATGCCGAGGGCAAGCGAGCCTACACCGCCAATGTCGGCTCCGATGATGTCTCGGTGATCGACATCGCAGAGGCGCGCGAGATCGGCCGCGCGCCGGTCGGGATGCGTCCCTATGCGGTGGCACTGACGCAGGGCCGCGGCTTCGTCACCGATCAGTATGGCGGCACAGTCAGCGTGTTCGATCTGGCGACCTTGAAGCCGCTCAAGCGCATCAATGTCGGCGACTATCCCGAAGGCATCGCCGCGACCGCCGACGGCAAGCGCGTCATCGTCGCGTGCTGGGAGAGCAATACATTGAGTATCATCGACGCGGTCGAGATGAAGGTGACCGGCGAGGTCAAGACCGGCGACGGTCCGCGCGCGTTCGGGGCGTTCTTGCGCAGGACGGAGTAG
- a CDS encoding SRPBCC family protein, with translation MRVTIGRRTVLAAVLTAAGAAALTAAFGPASTSAWAHGPTRQKVRESIEINAAPAKVWAAMGNFQDMSWLPPVTKTEGEKGNEIGATRKLTLTGGATVDEELYKFDAAAMSYSYRITNVDVKVLPVTNYSSTLTVTPSADGKGSTLEWAGAFYRGFPNNDPPPELSDEAAKAAVSGLYKAGLESLKKKIESGS, from the coding sequence ATGAGGGTGACGATTGGACGGCGCACGGTCCTGGCCGCGGTGCTGACTGCCGCGGGCGCGGCGGCTTTGACGGCGGCGTTTGGCCCGGCTTCGACATCGGCCTGGGCCCACGGCCCGACCCGTCAGAAGGTGCGCGAATCCATCGAGATCAACGCTGCCCCGGCCAAGGTGTGGGCCGCAATGGGCAATTTCCAGGACATGAGCTGGCTGCCGCCTGTTACCAAGACCGAGGGCGAGAAGGGCAACGAGATCGGCGCGACGCGGAAGCTGACGCTGACGGGAGGCGCGACCGTCGACGAGGAACTCTACAAGTTCGATGCCGCCGCAATGAGCTATTCCTACCGGATCACCAATGTGGACGTGAAGGTGCTGCCGGTGACCAACTACTCCTCGACGTTGACGGTGACGCCGAGCGCTGACGGCAAGGGCTCGACCCTGGAATGGGCCGGCGCGTTCTATCGCGGCTTCCCCAACAACGACCCGCCGCCGGAGCTGAGCGACGAGGCGGCCAAGGCTGCGGTGAGCGGGCTCTACAAGGCCGGCCTCGAGTCGTTGAAGAAGAAGATCGAGAGCGGAAGCTGA
- a CDS encoding DUF1217 domain-containing protein — translation MVSTYFSYSYITRNLKQSLTRVEQQQDVAREAAYYKAHIGKVKSVDDFMKDYRLYHYATKAYGLEDMAYAKAFMKKVLESDLSDANSFVNKLVDKRYREFAAAFSFNGSATPVAQSENQTDEMIGLYTATRKSQVDALAGDSNYYSAEIGNISSADQLLNNDRLRNYIYSAYGIDQSKWSRDTISQVLRSDPSDPSSYVNTTFASQLSGLNADLAQARSDVTAANSRIADYTTQLSQPGANVTQLNVQILVEKHHLESYASSISSLSDQIGTIGRFVDLAGAFEFSSDGSLPSGVSAQTAANVTITKQKFDDSKSAVYSAASPLNEAFAIRQFRTAILKINSVQAFVSTPGVYDFALGAVGLDPANVSPATVKAVLESDINDPKSYVYTLKDDRYLELARAFNFDAKGNLTTPLVAQDSAEVLQMAKDYVIGAVKSASTATPQQQAAVRAQATKDASEYQQAIAGIDSVSDLLANRPMVDFILLAKGLDPRKVSTEFLKKIFSSDLNDPKSFANTENDPRFAEIVASFNFDSKGNVARLPMMGPQKRDQFREAQANYVEQSLEQQQGDANPGVRLALYFQRKAGDITSAYDILADKALSEVFRTTFDLPDSMAAMPIDQQAKFVDRFMKIKDLSDPAKVTKLLSRFSAMYDIRNSQSTGQGQSPLLNLFQGSSSGISDSTYLAIAKLRTH, via the coding sequence ATGGTATCAACGTATTTCAGTTACAGCTACATCACGCGCAATCTCAAGCAGTCCCTGACGCGGGTTGAACAGCAACAGGACGTGGCGCGAGAGGCCGCCTATTACAAAGCCCACATCGGCAAGGTGAAGTCCGTCGACGACTTCATGAAAGACTATCGCCTTTATCATTATGCAACGAAGGCGTATGGCCTGGAAGACATGGCCTACGCCAAGGCCTTCATGAAAAAGGTGCTGGAGAGCGACCTCTCCGACGCAAACAGCTTCGTCAACAAGCTGGTCGACAAACGCTACCGCGAGTTCGCCGCGGCATTTTCCTTCAATGGCAGTGCCACGCCGGTTGCGCAATCGGAGAACCAGACCGACGAGATGATCGGTCTGTACACGGCGACCAGGAAGAGCCAGGTCGATGCACTTGCCGGCGACTCGAATTACTACAGCGCCGAAATCGGCAACATCAGCAGTGCAGACCAGCTCCTGAACAACGACCGCCTTCGCAATTATATCTATTCGGCGTACGGGATCGATCAAAGCAAATGGTCGCGTGACACCATCAGCCAGGTCTTGCGCAGCGATCCATCCGATCCAAGCAGCTACGTCAACACCACTTTCGCCTCTCAGCTGAGTGGCCTCAACGCCGATCTTGCTCAGGCCCGATCGGATGTCACCGCGGCCAATTCAAGGATAGCCGACTACACCACCCAACTCTCACAACCGGGCGCGAACGTGACCCAGTTGAACGTCCAGATCCTGGTCGAAAAGCATCATCTGGAGTCATATGCGAGCAGCATTTCCAGCCTCAGCGACCAGATAGGGACGATTGGCCGGTTCGTCGACCTGGCCGGTGCATTCGAGTTTTCCTCCGACGGGTCGCTTCCGTCAGGTGTGTCGGCGCAGACTGCCGCAAATGTCACGATCACGAAACAGAAGTTCGACGACAGCAAGTCCGCCGTCTATTCGGCGGCAAGTCCGTTGAACGAAGCTTTCGCAATCAGGCAATTCAGAACTGCCATCCTCAAGATCAATTCAGTCCAGGCGTTCGTATCGACACCGGGCGTTTATGATTTTGCGCTGGGAGCCGTCGGCCTCGACCCCGCAAACGTCTCGCCGGCGACTGTCAAGGCCGTGCTCGAAAGCGACATCAACGATCCCAAAAGCTACGTCTATACCCTCAAGGACGATCGATATCTGGAGCTGGCACGCGCCTTCAACTTCGACGCAAAAGGCAATCTGACGACCCCCTTGGTGGCTCAGGACTCGGCTGAAGTCCTCCAGATGGCGAAGGACTACGTCATTGGAGCGGTGAAGAGCGCCAGCACGGCAACGCCCCAACAGCAGGCCGCAGTTCGGGCCCAGGCCACGAAGGATGCGTCGGAATATCAGCAGGCGATCGCCGGCATCGACAGCGTTTCCGATCTTCTCGCAAACAGGCCGATGGTCGATTTCATCCTCCTGGCAAAGGGGTTGGACCCCAGGAAGGTCAGCACCGAATTTCTCAAGAAGATCTTCAGCTCCGATCTCAACGATCCAAAGAGCTTCGCGAACACCGAGAACGATCCTCGCTTTGCCGAAATCGTGGCGTCGTTCAATTTCGACAGTAAAGGCAACGTCGCACGTCTTCCGATGATGGGTCCACAGAAGCGGGATCAGTTTCGGGAAGCACAAGCGAACTATGTCGAGCAAAGCCTGGAGCAGCAGCAAGGGGATGCGAATCCCGGCGTGCGCCTGGCGCTCTATTTCCAGCGAAAGGCGGGGGACATCACGTCCGCATATGACATCCTTGCCGACAAGGCTCTTTCGGAGGTGTTCAGGACCACCTTCGATCTGCCTGACTCGATGGCGGCGATGCCGATCGATCAGCAGGCCAAGTTCGTGGACAGATTCATGAAGATCAAGGATCTGTCCGATCCCGCGAAGGTTACAAAGCTGTTGAGCCGTTTCTCCGCCATGTATGACATCAGAAACAGCCAGAGCACCGGCCAGGGCCAATCCCCCCTGCTCAACCTGTTTCAGGGATCGAGTTCGGGGATCAGTGACTCCACGTACTTGGCCATTGCCAAGCTACGCACTCACTGA
- a CDS encoding PCC domain-containing protein, giving the protein MRSIKQPGAPVAERIQWVEARGRPFSFTLQAGLPLLEAARRGFAAEGFAGGVLSFGRGALGPFGYVMPALSKTSENAAFYSETFRPSGVTRTRLGSMTLGMRDGAPFFHCHGLWTEADGRAGGGHMLPDETVVAEPFEVEAFGVDGAMFAAEPDPETNFKLFGPVATARTGARTTSRAFALRLRPNQDFAFCLEDFCRAQGIARGKIHGGVGSTIGARFTHGGVTEPFATELAVTAGTIAAGSCGALGAALDVALIDYTGGRAEGRLIRGDNPVLMTMELVLEVLD; this is encoded by the coding sequence ATGCGCAGCATCAAGCAGCCCGGCGCGCCGGTCGCCGAACGCATCCAATGGGTAGAGGCGAGGGGGCGTCCCTTCTCCTTCACGCTTCAAGCAGGTCTCCCGCTGCTGGAGGCGGCGCGCCGCGGTTTTGCCGCGGAGGGATTTGCTGGCGGCGTGCTCAGCTTCGGGCGCGGCGCGCTCGGGCCGTTCGGCTATGTCATGCCGGCGCTGTCGAAGACCAGCGAGAATGCTGCGTTCTATAGCGAGACATTCCGGCCAAGCGGCGTGACGCGCACCAGGCTCGGCAGCATGACGCTGGGCATGCGCGATGGCGCGCCGTTCTTTCATTGCCATGGGCTGTGGACGGAGGCCGATGGCCGCGCCGGTGGTGGCCACATGCTGCCGGACGAAACTGTTGTCGCCGAGCCGTTCGAGGTCGAGGCCTTCGGTGTCGATGGTGCGATGTTTGCCGCCGAGCCCGATCCCGAGACCAATTTCAAGCTGTTCGGGCCGGTGGCGACTGCGCGCACCGGCGCACGCACGACCAGCCGCGCTTTCGCGCTGCGGCTGCGCCCCAATCAGGATTTCGCCTTCTGCCTCGAAGACTTCTGCCGCGCGCAGGGCATTGCGCGCGGGAAGATTCACGGCGGTGTCGGCTCGACCATCGGGGCGCGCTTCACCCATGGCGGCGTGACCGAGCCCTTCGCGACCGAGCTTGCGGTCACAGCCGGCACGATTGCGGCCGGCTCCTGCGGCGCGCTCGGAGCCGCACTCGACGTCGCCCTGATCGACTATACCGGCGGCAGGGCGGAGGGCCGTCTGATCCGTGGCGACAATCCCGTGCTGATGACCATGGAGCTGGTGCTCGAGGTGTTGGACTAG
- a CDS encoding acyl-CoA synthetase has translation MQPLRMSRRVMNLAHMLTQNARRHGARSGFVWGDRSWTWREIDAQVSALAAALAARGITKGDRILVHSKNGDEMFFSMFAAFRLGAVWVPTNFRLMPDEVAYLAQASGAKAFLCHVDFPEHAAAVSGGALEFTWSIDGRAPFAETSVADAVASRAGTVVENVAVEHDDPCWFFFTSGTTGRSKAAVLTHGQMGFVVTNHLADLTPGVTEADASLVVAPLSHGAGVHQLVQTARGVRTVLLPTEKFDIDEAFRLIEAHRVSNLFVVPTILKMMVEHPAADKYDHSSLRQVIYAGAPMYREDQKAALRKLGKVIVQYFGLGEVTGNITVLPAALHDPEDGPHAKIGTCGFERTGMQVSIQDDEGRELGANQSGEICVIGPAVLAGYYDNPEANAKAFRNGWFRTGDLGHMDEEGFVYITGRASDMYISGGSNIYPREIEEKILTHPCVGEVAVLGVPDATWGEVGVAVCVAREGAKPVSEAEMAAFLSPKVPRYKMPKRFFFWEALPKSGYGKIPKRMVRDELEARGLLDLDKTRTG, from the coding sequence ATGCAGCCCCTGCGCATGTCTCGCCGCGTCATGAATCTCGCTCACATGCTGACCCAGAATGCGCGGCGGCATGGGGCGCGTTCCGGTTTCGTCTGGGGTGACAGATCCTGGACTTGGCGCGAGATCGATGCGCAGGTCTCGGCGCTGGCGGCAGCCCTCGCAGCGCGGGGCATCACTAAGGGCGACCGCATCCTTGTCCATTCCAAGAACGGCGACGAGATGTTCTTCTCAATGTTCGCGGCGTTCCGGCTCGGCGCGGTCTGGGTACCCACAAATTTCCGACTGATGCCGGACGAGGTCGCCTATCTCGCGCAGGCTTCCGGCGCGAAGGCGTTTCTGTGCCATGTCGATTTCCCCGAGCACGCCGCGGCGGTGAGCGGTGGCGCGCTGGAATTCACCTGGAGCATCGACGGTCGGGCGCCATTTGCCGAAACGTCGGTTGCGGATGCCGTCGCGTCGCGCGCCGGCACGGTGGTCGAGAACGTCGCGGTCGAGCACGACGATCCCTGCTGGTTCTTCTTCACGTCGGGCACCACCGGCCGCTCCAAGGCCGCGGTGCTCACCCACGGCCAGATGGGTTTCGTCGTCACCAACCATCTCGCCGATCTCACCCCTGGCGTCACCGAAGCGGATGCCTCGCTGGTGGTGGCGCCGCTGTCGCATGGCGCCGGCGTGCATCAGCTGGTTCAAACCGCGCGCGGCGTGCGCACGGTGCTGCTGCCGACGGAGAAATTCGACATCGACGAGGCGTTCCGCCTGATCGAGGCGCATCGGGTCAGCAATCTGTTCGTGGTGCCGACCATTCTGAAGATGATGGTCGAGCATCCCGCCGCCGACAAATACGACCACTCCTCGCTGCGCCAGGTGATCTATGCGGGTGCGCCGATGTATCGCGAGGACCAGAAGGCTGCGCTGAGGAAGCTCGGCAAGGTCATCGTGCAGTATTTCGGCCTCGGCGAGGTGACCGGCAACATCACCGTGCTGCCGGCGGCGCTGCATGATCCTGAGGACGGGCCGCACGCGAAGATCGGCACCTGTGGCTTCGAGCGTACCGGCATGCAGGTCTCGATCCAGGACGACGAGGGCCGCGAACTCGGCGCCAACCAGAGCGGCGAGATCTGCGTGATCGGCCCCGCGGTGCTGGCCGGCTACTACGACAATCCCGAAGCCAATGCGAAGGCGTTCCGCAACGGCTGGTTCCGCACCGGCGATCTTGGCCACATGGACGAGGAGGGGTTCGTCTACATCACGGGACGAGCCTCCGACATGTACATCTCCGGCGGCTCCAACATCTATCCGCGCGAGATCGAGGAGAAAATCCTGACCCATCCTTGCGTCGGCGAGGTCGCGGTGCTCGGCGTGCCCGATGCAACCTGGGGCGAGGTCGGCGTTGCCGTCTGCGTCGCCCGCGAGGGCGCGAAGCCGGTGAGTGAAGCGGAGATGGCGGCGTTCCTGTCGCCCAAGGTGCCGCGCTACAAGATGCCGAAGCGGTTCTTTTTTTGGGAGGCCTTGCCGAAATCCGGCTACGGCAAAATTCCCAAACGGATGGTTCGCGACGAGCTCGAGGCCCGCGGCCTGCTCGATCTCGACAAGACAAGGACGGGCTGA
- a CDS encoding tetratricopeptide repeat protein — translation MRVPLSLIALLATLISPAPALAAGGPAWEACVGLASTPDERIKACSIVIDTKSESGPRLAGAYCNRGHGLTEKRELDAALSDLDEAVRLDPGYACAYNNRGRVYSFKRDYDRAIADYDQAIKLDPSLALAYSNRGESRFNKGDLDGAFADFDAAIKRDPKYAMAYANRALVYYRKHDMAHAIADYTTRIKLAPDLLAYIDRGNVYRDSEQLDRAAADYGEAIRVAPTDARGWRNRGMIRLYQGDSKGGLSDYDKALQYDPSDVFSWNNRGQAKLRLGDKQGAIADFRKALEFKPGLATAQESLRKLGAL, via the coding sequence ATGCGTGTCCCGCTCAGCCTCATCGCGCTGCTCGCCACGCTGATCTCGCCGGCGCCGGCGTTGGCGGCCGGCGGTCCGGCCTGGGAGGCCTGCGTCGGACTGGCCAGCACGCCGGACGAGCGGATCAAGGCTTGCTCGATCGTAATCGATACCAAGAGCGAGAGCGGACCTCGGCTGGCCGGCGCCTATTGCAATCGCGGCCATGGTCTGACGGAGAAGCGCGAGCTCGACGCGGCGCTGTCCGATCTCGACGAGGCGGTCAGGCTCGACCCCGGCTATGCCTGCGCCTACAACAATCGCGGCCGTGTCTACAGTTTCAAGCGCGACTATGATCGCGCCATTGCCGATTACGACCAGGCCATCAAGCTCGATCCGTCGCTGGCGCTCGCCTACAGCAATCGCGGCGAGTCGCGTTTCAACAAGGGCGATCTCGACGGCGCCTTTGCCGACTTTGACGCGGCGATCAAGCGCGATCCCAAATACGCCATGGCCTACGCCAATCGCGCACTGGTGTATTACCGCAAGCACGACATGGCGCACGCCATCGCCGACTACACCACGCGGATCAAGCTTGCACCAGATCTGCTCGCCTATATCGACCGCGGCAACGTGTATCGCGACAGCGAGCAGCTCGATCGCGCCGCCGCCGATTATGGCGAGGCGATCCGTGTTGCGCCGACCGACGCGCGCGGCTGGCGCAATCGTGGCATGATCCGGCTCTATCAGGGCGACAGCAAGGGCGGCCTTTCCGACTACGACAAGGCGCTGCAATACGATCCCTCCGACGTGTTCTCGTGGAACAATCGCGGACAGGCCAAGCTGCGGCTCGGCGACAAACAGGGCGCGATCGCCGATTTCAGGAAGGCGCTGGAATTCAAGCCGGGCTTGGCGACGGCGCAGGAGTCGTTACGGAAGCTCGGGGCGTTGTAG
- a CDS encoding GNAT family N-acetyltransferase, which translates to MAPSVRDNKDRSRFELDVGSEIAFANYRLTPSAVIITHTETPRALRGRGIGSELVKGALELIRRDGRKVIAGCGFVVDYLDRHPEDADLVA; encoded by the coding sequence ATGGCGCCATCGGTACGGGACAACAAGGACAGAAGCCGCTTCGAGCTCGATGTCGGCAGCGAGATCGCCTTCGCCAATTACCGGCTGACGCCGTCGGCGGTGATCATCACCCACACCGAGACGCCGCGCGCGCTGCGCGGCCGTGGCATCGGCTCCGAGCTGGTCAAGGGCGCGCTGGAATTGATCCGCCGCGACGGCAGGAAGGTGATCGCTGGCTGCGGCTTCGTCGTCGACTATCTCGACAGGCATCCGGAAGATGCGGATCTCGTCGCCTGA
- a CDS encoding DUF3597 domain-containing protein has protein sequence MSIFGKIMGAIFGSQPASAAPAGSAPSGSAPAGAAPSGSAPAATVDVASIVDAAAAAHKGEKLEWRTSIVDLMKALDIDSSLAARKDLAKELGYSGDTNDSATMNVWLHKQVMSKLAANGGKLPPEIKH, from the coding sequence ATGAGCATTTTCGGGAAAATTATGGGCGCGATCTTCGGTAGCCAGCCAGCTTCCGCCGCGCCCGCGGGTAGCGCACCGTCGGGCAGCGCGCCCGCAGGGGCCGCGCCGAGCGGATCGGCGCCCGCGGCGACGGTGGACGTTGCCTCGATCGTCGACGCGGCGGCCGCCGCGCACAAGGGCGAAAAGCTGGAATGGCGCACCTCGATCGTCGACCTGATGAAGGCGCTCGACATCGATTCCAGCCTCGCCGCGCGCAAGGACCTCGCCAAGGAGCTCGGTTACAGCGGCGACACCAACGATTCCGCGACCATGAACGTCTGGCTGCACAAGCAGGTGATGTCCAAGCTCGCGGCGAATGGCGGCAAGCTGCCGCCGGAGATCAAGCACTGA
- a CDS encoding DUF2189 domain-containing protein: MATLYPGNVPSMAQTAEAAGPVIRTIQLSDLNDALKRGWDDFKAVPSHAIILCVIYPVLGLVLARVVMGYSVLPLLFPLAAGFALIGPFAALGLYELSSRRERYEEASAWDAMEVLRSPSFGAMLGLGALLLALFVTWVATAQAIYVAAFGYEGASGISDFLTRVLTSRQGWWLIVVGCGTGFLFALAALCISAVSFPLMLDRHAGAFEAMVTSLRVVAKNPVPMAAWGLIVAVLLALGTIPAFLGLAVVVPVLGHATWHLYRKAIAADPGARPVPPPPHRPRKPAADFPANLFPWRNRTDV, encoded by the coding sequence ATGGCCACACTCTACCCGGGCAATGTCCCCTCTATGGCCCAGACCGCCGAAGCGGCTGGACCGGTGATCCGAACGATCCAACTCTCCGATCTGAACGATGCGCTCAAGCGCGGCTGGGACGATTTCAAGGCGGTGCCGAGCCACGCCATCATCCTCTGCGTGATCTATCCTGTGCTGGGCCTCGTGCTCGCCCGCGTGGTGATGGGCTATTCAGTGCTGCCGTTGTTGTTTCCGCTGGCCGCGGGCTTCGCGCTAATCGGCCCGTTCGCGGCGCTCGGTCTCTACGAGCTCTCCAGCCGGCGCGAGCGCTATGAGGAGGCCAGCGCCTGGGATGCTATGGAGGTGCTGCGTTCGCCCTCCTTCGGCGCCATGCTCGGTCTCGGCGCGCTGCTGCTGGCCCTGTTCGTGACCTGGGTTGCGACCGCGCAGGCAATTTACGTCGCTGCGTTCGGCTATGAAGGCGCGTCCGGGATCTCGGACTTTCTGACGCGCGTGCTCACGAGCCGGCAAGGCTGGTGGCTGATCGTGGTCGGCTGCGGCACCGGCTTCCTGTTCGCCCTTGCCGCGCTCTGCATCAGCGCCGTGTCGTTCCCGCTGATGCTCGACCGCCATGCCGGCGCGTTCGAGGCCATGGTGACGTCGCTGCGCGTTGTCGCGAAGAACCCGGTGCCGATGGCGGCCTGGGGCCTGATCGTGGCCGTCCTGCTGGCGCTGGGCACGATTCCGGCCTTCCTCGGCCTTGCCGTAGTCGTCCCCGTGCTCGGCCATGCCACTTGGCATCTCTACCGCAAGGCAATCGCGGCCGATCCGGGCGCGCGTCCGGTGCCGCCTCCGCCACATCGTCCACGCAAGCCGGCCGCCGACTTCCCCGCCAACCTCTTCCCCTGGCGCAATCGGACCGACGTCTGA
- a CDS encoding lytic murein transglycosylase, translated as MTPTISRLALAALAITASILSAQPALAAVACGSGNFDAWLADFKTDAAAKGVSQQAISAGLAGVTLDQSVLNRDRSQKVFSQTFEEFSGRMVPPRLTRGSNMMKQYGSVLSRIEQTYGVPGEVLVAIWGLETDFGVNTGKFATIRSVATLAYDCRRAEQFRAELLDALRIVQRGDLAPADMKGAWAGELGQTQFMPSSWMKYAVDFDGNGKRDLLHNAPDVLASTANYLAGYGWQKGKDWQPGSPNFAVLQQWNKSEVYSKTIAYFATQLARAP; from the coding sequence ATGACCCCGACGATTTCTCGTCTCGCCCTCGCAGCCTTAGCCATCACCGCATCCATCCTATCCGCTCAGCCCGCGCTCGCCGCTGTTGCCTGCGGTTCGGGCAATTTCGACGCGTGGCTTGCAGACTTCAAAACCGACGCCGCGGCCAAAGGCGTCTCGCAACAGGCCATTTCCGCCGGGCTCGCCGGTGTAACGCTCGATCAGAGCGTGCTCAACCGCGACCGTTCGCAGAAAGTCTTCAGCCAGACCTTCGAGGAGTTTTCCGGCCGCATGGTGCCGCCGCGCCTGACGCGCGGCTCCAACATGATGAAGCAATACGGCTCGGTGCTGTCGCGCATCGAGCAGACCTACGGCGTGCCTGGCGAGGTGCTGGTCGCGATCTGGGGTCTCGAGACCGATTTCGGCGTCAATACCGGCAAGTTCGCGACCATCCGCTCGGTGGCGACGCTGGCCTATGACTGCCGGCGCGCCGAGCAGTTTCGCGCCGAGCTGCTGGATGCGCTGCGCATCGTCCAGCGCGGCGACCTCGCACCGGCCGACATGAAGGGCGCCTGGGCCGGCGAGCTCGGCCAGACCCAGTTCATGCCGTCGTCATGGATGAAATACGCCGTCGATTTCGACGGCAATGGCAAGCGCGATCTCCTGCACAACGCTCCCGACGTGCTCGCCTCCACCGCGAACTATCTTGCCGGTTATGGCTGGCAGAAGGGTAAGGATTGGCAGCCTGGCAGTCCAAATTTCGCGGTCCTGCAGCAGTGGAACAAGAGCGAGGTCTACTCCAAGACCATCGCTTATTTCGCGACCCAGCTCGCGCGCGCCCCTTAG
- a CDS encoding DUF1127 domain-containing protein: MLLSLIRMIQAFRDYQRNVAELSQLSDRELADIGLDRSDIPRVAAGQYQG, encoded by the coding sequence ATGCTGCTCTCGCTCATCCGCATGATCCAAGCTTTCCGGGACTATCAGCGCAATGTTGCCGAGCTGTCCCAGCTCAGCGATCGCGAATTGGCCGACATCGGCCTCGATCGCTCGGACATCCCGCGCGTTGCCGCCGGTCAGTATCAGGGCTGA